A DNA window from Eretmochelys imbricata isolate rEreImb1 chromosome 3, rEreImb1.hap1, whole genome shotgun sequence contains the following coding sequences:
- the ANKRD6 gene encoding ankyrin repeat domain-containing protein 6, which yields MSQQDAVAVLSERLLIAAYKGQVDNVVQLINKGAKVAVTKHGRTPLHLAAYKGHLRVVQILLKAGCDLDIQDDGDQTALHRATVVGNTDVIATLIQEGCALDRQDKDGNTALHEACWHGFSQSAKLLVKAGANVLARNKAGNTPLHLACQNSHSQSTRVLLLGGSQADLKNNAGDTCLHVAARYNHLPIIRVLLSAFCSVHEKNQTGDTALHVAAALNHKKVVKLLLEAGADGSIVNNAGQTPLEVARQHDNPDVALLLAKAPQVLRFNRGRSLRKKREKLKEERRAQSVPRDEVVQSKGSVSAAEDTHSSDQVPQKKGDLKDEPRSTSPEPKGKNNKKKKPREKISALSDPASPADQQTLLGPQQSLPKHRRSKHRCSSPPPPHEFRAYQLYTLYRGKDGKVMQAPINGCRCEPLINKLENQLEATVEEIKAEFGTVQDKMNIKLGQMENKTQHQLRVLDKLMAERLSAERRECLHRLQQHAELEKTEGEKRQISLVDELKTWCMLKIQNLEMKLSGDSRSSRPKSTLSTCESLTETLATENLHSAKDCKTNQSPLQSEDSQQHSYITLQNSLSEDMGRSRVQTSEQSFGTHYFAVEQDTVSGAEQQMISACPAPSAVPQVVRPKDKAFSSSAFDRFQQEVPLSEHSGSKLRHVKVQTALQPLTEFAKTEQQSGYFIDKGTQTKKSGKSGQSRHRPQQHTVTHTQPQQPSALPGDQPAPQIKDTSQALEITQYFFEAVSTQMEKWYERKIDEAQCQANQKAQQDKAALKEHIKSLEEELNKLRTKVQKES from the exons ggtgatcagacagccttGCACCGAGCTACTGTTGTAGGAAATACAGATGTAATAGCAACTCTCATTCAAGAGGGTTGCGCTTTGGACAGACAAGACAAG GATGGGAATACAGCGCTTCATGAAGCATGTTGGCATGGATTCAGTCAGTCTGCCAAACTGCTCGTTAAAGCAGGCGCTAATGTTCTTGCCAGAAACAAG GCAGGTAACACACCTCTGCACTTGGCCTGCCAAAATAGCCATTCCCAAAGTACTCGTGTTTTGTTACTTGGAGGATCTCAGGCAGATCTCAAAAATAAT gcaggagaTACCTGTTTGCACGTTGCTGCTCGTTATAATCACTTGCCCATCATTAGGGTACTCCTCAGTGCTTTCTGTTCTGTCCATGAAAAGAACCAG ACTGGAGATACTGCACTTCATGTAGCTGCTGCTTTAAATCATAAAAAGGTGGTCAAACTCTTACTGGAAGCAGGGGCTGATGGGTCAATTGTCAACAAT gcaGGTCAGACTCCTCTAGAGGTTGCTAGACAGCATGATAATCCTGACGTTGCTCTTCTCCTTGCTAAGGCACCACAG GTCTTACGCTTTAACCGTGGAAGAAGCCttagaaagaagagagaaaaactcAAGGAGGAAAGACGAGCTCAGTCTGTACCAAGAGATGAGGTGGTACAGAGTAAG GGCAGTGTGTCAGCTGCTGAGGATACTCACAGCAGTGACCAGGTGCCTCAGAAGAAAGGAGATCTGAAAGATGAACCACGGTCAACTTCACCAGAGCCCAAAGGAAagaataacaaaaagaaaaagcccaGAGAAAAG aTTTCAGCACTCTCAGACCCTGCTTCACCAGCTGACCAGCAGACACTCCTTGGTCCGCAGCAGAGCTTACCTAAGCATCGTAGAAGTAAACATCGTTGCTCATCTCCACCACCCCCACATGAGTTCAGAGCCTACCAGCTTTACACACTGTATCGTGGAAAGGATGGTAAAGTAATGCAG GCCCCAATAAATGGATGTCGTTGTGAGCCACTGATTAATAAACTGGAGAATCAGCTGGAGGCAACCGTGGAGGAGATAAAAGCTGAGTTTGGGACAGTGCAGGATAAGATGAATATCAAGCTGGGACAGATGGAAAACAAAACTCAACATCAA CTCCGTGTTTTAGATAAGTTAATGGCTGAGAGGCTGTCTGCAGAGAGAAGAGAGTGCCTTCATCGCCTTCAGCAGCACGCTGAACTTGAAAAAACTGAGGGAGAGAAACGGCAG ATTTCCTTGGTGGATGAATTGAAAACCTGGTGCATGTTAAAGATTCAGAATCTGGAGATGAAGCTTTCTGGAGATTCTAGATCTTCAAGACCAAAATCAACTCTGTCCACTTGTGAGTCCCTCACCGAGACCCTGGCTACAGAGAACCTCCATAGTGCCAAGGACTGTAAAACCAACCAGAGCCCACTACAGTCAGAGGACTCACAGCAGCATTCCTATATCACACTTCAAAATAGTCTCTCAGAAGACATGGGAAGGAGTAGAGTCCAGACATCAGAACAAAGCTTTGGAACACATTATTTTGCTGTTGAACAAGACACTGTATCAG gtgCAGAGCAACAAATGATATCTGCTTGTCCAGCTCCTTCTGCAGTCCCTCAAGTTGTTAGGCCTAAAGACAAAGCTTTTAGCTCCAGTGCTTTTGACAGGTTCCAACAGGAAGTGCCATTGTCAGAGCATTCAGGTTCCAAATTAAGACATGTTAAGGTACAAACTGCTTTGCAGCCCTTGACTGAATTTGCAAAGACTGAGCAACAGAGTGGCTACTTCATAGACAAAGGAACTCAAACAAAGAAGTCTGGCAAAAGTGGGCAGTCAAGACACAGGCCCCAGCAACACACAGTAACACATACCCAGCCACAGCAACCATCCGCTCTGCCTGGAGATCAACCAGCCCCTCAGATCAAAGACACTTCACAAGCTCTGGAGATTACTCAGTACTTTTTTGAGGCTGTTTCCACTCAAATGGAAAAGTGGTATGAGCGGAAGATTGACGAAGCCCAGTGCCAAGCTAATCAAAAAGCACAGCAAGACAAAGCTGCACTCAAGGAGCATATTAAAAGTTTAGAAGAGGAGCTCAATAAATTAAGGACTAAGGTGCAAAAAGAAAGCTAG